One Pseudomonas sp. B21_DOA genomic window, AATCGCGCGCGCATGGAAGGTTTTGTGGTGATGGACTACGCCGCGCAGTTCGCCAGCGCCGCGCAGGAGATGGCCGGCTGGATGGCCAACGGGCAGCTCAAGAGCAAGGAAGATGTGGTTGAAGGACTGGAGACGTTCCCGGAGACGCTGATGAAACTGTTCAACGGCGAGAACTTTGGCAAATTGGTGTTGAAGGTTTAAGGCAAGCCTGAAACCAATGTGGGAGCGAGCCTGCTCGCGAAAGCGGTGGATCAGTCGGTTATGATGCCGACTGACACTCCCCTTCGCGAGCAAGCTCGCTCCCACAGTTGGATCTTCAATAAGCTTCAGGCGATTTCGGCTACCACCGCCGCCAACGCCTGCGCCGGATCTGCCGCCTGGCTGATCGGACGGCCGATCACCAGGTAATCGGAACCGGCATCCAGCGCCTGACGTGGGGTCAGAATGCGCCGTTGATCATCTTGCGCGCTGCCCGCCGGGCGAATCCCCGGGGTCACCAGTTGCAGCGACGGGTGCGCGGTTTTCAGCGCCGACGCTTCCAGCGCCGAACACACCAGACCGTCCATCCCGGCCTTCTCGGCCAGCGCCGCCAGACGCAGCACTTGTTCCTGCGGCTCGATATCCAGGCCGATACCGGCCAGATCCTCGCGCTCCATGCTGGTCAGCACGGTCACACCAATCAACAACGGTTGCGGACCACTGCGCTTGTCCAGCACTTCACGGCAGGCCGCCATCATGCGCAGGCCACCGGAGCAGTGCACGTTGACCATCCACACACCCATCTCGGCAGCGGCTTTCACGGCCATCGCGGTGGTGTTGGGGATGTCGTGGAATTTCAGGTCCAGAAACACTTCAAAACCCTTGTCACGCAGGGTGCCGACGATTTCCGCCGCGCAACTGGTGAACAGTTCCTTGCCCACTTTGACCCGGCACAGTTTCGGGTCCAACTGGTCGGCCAGCTTCAGTGCGGCGTCACGGGTGGGGAAATCCAGGGCGACGATGATAGGAGTCTGGCAGGCGGACATGGATGGGCTCTCAGGCTGGTCGAAAACGGCGCGCATTGTAGCGGAACCGGCGGCGGCGCGGCACCCGATGATCGGTAAATCGTCGCGCCGACCGTGATCAGCTTAGCCGGCGCGGTGAATGTGTCGACTCCGATACACAGCCGACACGCCCGCAACACGCACCGGGGTTAGCCTCGCCGGCGCAACACGTCCTTACAACAGCACTTCCCGCCTCCCGGCTGGACGCCTATGCTGAAACCACCTCTGGTAGTGAACAGCCCCATGCCCAACGCCCCGACAACCGTGACGGATGAAAGCAAAGACGACAAGCGCTGGAGCATCCGCGCTTTGATCGTCGACGACGACGTGCCGATCCGCGAGCTGATGATCGATTACCTCGCCCGTTTCAACATTCACGCCAGCGGCGTCACCGACGGCGCGGCGATGCGCCAGGCGCTGCAGGGCGAACATTTCGACGTCATCGTCCTCGACCTGATGCTACCCGGCGAAGACGGTCTGTCGCTGTGTCG contains:
- the pyrF gene encoding orotidine-5'-phosphate decarboxylase; protein product: MSACQTPIIVALDFPTRDAALKLADQLDPKLCRVKVGKELFTSCAAEIVGTLRDKGFEVFLDLKFHDIPNTTAMAVKAAAEMGVWMVNVHCSGGLRMMAACREVLDKRSGPQPLLIGVTVLTSMEREDLAGIGLDIEPQEQVLRLAALAEKAGMDGLVCSALEASALKTAHPSLQLVTPGIRPAGSAQDDQRRILTPRQALDAGSDYLVIGRPISQAADPAQALAAVVAEIA